A genomic window from Salvia hispanica cultivar TCC Black 2014 chromosome 5, UniMelb_Shisp_WGS_1.0, whole genome shotgun sequence includes:
- the LOC125186538 gene encoding receptor-like protein EIX2 isoform X1, translated as MNYLYFKLSFVLHAFYLHLFKQLNLMYWSIQKYTQHLHKSMSMISEKRIAIQFLLVVLVCVFVSGDAKVRCIEREREALLSFKNGVFDYYGYLSSWRSIECCRWYGVWCSNTTGHVIALQLNIRLEGEVGSSLLELHHLNYLDLSWNDFGGNPFPDFIGSMKQLQQLFLRGCNFSGIVPPQLENLTNLQSLDLSQNNFEGPIPEFFCSMKQLQQLFLRASKFTGIVPPQLGNLTNLRVLDLSYNSLRIKNLDWLSSLSLMYNLGLSQIDLSHTNWLPQILSLRFLYGLQLDSCNISTTIVEPTVNSSTSLSLLELDDNQLTPSSFHWLSNISTTLVGIDLSHNALGGPIPDAFIEKLVLVETLGLASNKFEGQIPKSLFNLSHLRTLVLYENDLRGNTDELFGNTSGKGILESLQILDLARNKLNGPVPDLRAFSALTEVYFGGNNLTGSIPLSIGQLSELRVLDLSTNLLEGVVSESHLIKLNKLKKLDLSFNSLILHFGPDWSPAFQLDAILLAGCNVGPSFPKWIQTQRSFTTLDISRANITDEIPAWLWNVSPSLANLYLSDNQITGIIPNLSSIPITVIDLSNNRLSGSIPLFYAYVELVQLSGNMLSGSISSICSVFYGRFWILDLSNNQLAGEIPNCWEQLPNLFSLSLANNRLWGEIPSSLGHLHDLAALQLRGNSLSGEFPSALRSCHNMQLVDVAENELTGDIPSWFGEMYKMTFLNLGTNKLHGSIPDEICNYTSIRIIDLSKNILSGKLPDCFNNFTSMAQNSTPADLVRLGYVYSFTYSPPLPNQNFKRYFGYSLFTWKEQESEYRKNLIFLKLIDLSSNRLSGNIPKSFSSMKGLVSLNLSSNSFTGSIIPDIGEMEMLECLDLSKNQLFGKIPSSLAHLKYLDFLDLSNNNLSGEIPTSTQLQSFNASAYAGNDGLCGPPLALCPKDILKPPTTLPKKDISLSFMQEVGVSMALGFICGFWGVLGTFVLKKTWRIAFFNFFDAIGDWFYVRIAIFASKLRRS; from the coding sequence atgaatTACCTTTACTTCAAGCTCAGTTTTGTCTTACATGCATTTTATCTTCATCTATTTAAACAGCTAAACTTGATGTATTGGAGTATCCAAAAATACACACAACACCTCCACAAATCAATGAGTATGATTTCTGAAAAAAGAATAGCTATCCAATTTCTACTTGTTGTTCTTGTCTGTGTGTTTGTTTCAGGAGATGCAAAAGTGAGATGCatagagagggagagagaagctCTTCTAAGCTTCAAGAATGGCGTCTTCGACTACTATGGCTATCTCTCGTCATGGCGAAGCATCGAATGCTGCAGATGGTATGGTGTTTGGTGCAGCAACACCACTGGCCATGTCATCGCCCTCCAACTTAATATCAGATTGGAAGGTGAGGTTGGTTCTTCCTTGCTTGAGTTGCATCATTTGAACTATCTTGATCTCAGTTGGAATGATTTTGGAGGCAATCCATTCCCAGATTTCATTGGTTCCATGAAACAGTTACAACAATTGTTTCTCAGGGGTTGTAACTTTTCTGGGATTGTTCCTCCTCAGTTAGAGAACCTTACAAACCTACAATCACTCGATCTTAGTCAGAATAATTTTGAAGGACCAATTCCTGAATTCTTTTGTTCCATGAAACAATTACAACAATTGTTTCTCCGTGCTTCTAAATTTACTGGGATCGTTCCTCCTCAATTAGGAAACCTTACCAACCTTCGCGTACTTGACCTTTCATATAACTCTTTGAGGATTAAGAATCTTGATTGGCTTTCAAGCCTCTCTTTGATGTATAATCTTGGTTTGAGTCAAATCGACTTAAGTCATACAAACTGGCTGCCACAGATCCTAAGTCTTCGTTTCCTCTATGGATTGCAATTGGACTCTTGTAACATAAGCACAACTATAGTGGAACCAACTGTTAATTCTTCTACATCTCTTTCCTTGCTCGAATTGGATGATAACCAACTCACTCCTTCCTCGTTCCATTGGTTATCTAACATAAGCACAACTCTAGTGGGTATAGACCTTTCACATAATGCTTTAGGGGGGCCAATTCCTGACGCATTCATAGAGAAATTGGTTCTTGTTGAAACTCTTGGTCTTGCTAGTAACAAGTTTGAAGGTCAAATCCCGAAATCTTTGTTCAATTTGAGTCATTTACGCACCTTAGTCCTTTACGAAAATGACTTAAGGGGAAACACTGATGAGTTGTTTGGAAATACATCCGGGAAAGGAATATTGGAATCGCTCCAAATTCTCGACTTGGCCCGTAATAAACTCAATGGACCAGTGCCAGACCTGAGAGCTTTTTCTGCACTGACAGAAGTGTACTTTGGGGGAAACAACCTGACTGGCTCTATTCCTCTAAGTATCGGCCAACTCTCTGAGCTTCGTGTTCTAGATCTTTCTACAAATTTGTTGGAAGGTGTAGTCTCTGAATCCCATCTCATCAAGCTCAACAAGTTAAAGAAACTAGATTTATCTTTCAATTCATTGATATTGCATTTTGGCCCTGATTGGAGTCCTGCTTTTCAGTTGGATGCTATACTTTTAGCTGGATGCAATGTGGGCCCATCTTTCCCAAAATGGATTCAAACTCAGAGAAGTTTCACTACCCTTGATATTTCTAGAGCTAATATAACAGATGAAATCCCAGCATGGTTGTGGAATGTATCCCCTTCATTAGCCAACTTATACCTTTCTGATAATCAAATTACCGGTATTATCCCGAATCTCTCATCCATTCCCATCACCGTCATAGATCTTAGTAACAATAGGCTCTCAGGTTCCATTCCATTATTTTATGCCTATGTTGAGCTTGTTCAGCTGAGTGGAAATATGTTATCTGGATCAATTTCATCTATCTGTAGTGTATTCTATGGTCGGTTCTGGATACTTGACCTGTCCAATAATCAGTTGGCTGGAGAGATTCCCAATTGTTGGGAGCAATTGCCAAACTTATTCTCTCTCAGTTTAGCTAACAACAGGTTATGGGGTGAAATTCCTAGTTCTTTGGGACATTTGCACGACCTCGCTGCACTGCAGTTGCGTGGTAATAGTTTATCGGGAGAGTTTCCTTCCGCTTTGAGAAGTTGCCATAACATGCAGTTAGTTGATGTTGCAGAGAATGAGTTAACAGGAGACATCCCTTCTTGGTTTGGTGAAAtgtataaaatgacatttctAAACCTTGGCACAAACAAATTGCATGGCAGTATTCCTGACGAGATATGCAATTATACGTCTATTAGAATTATAGACTTGTCTAAAAACATCCTGTCTGGAAAACTCCCGGATTGCTTCAATAATTTTACTTCAATGGCTCAAAATAGTACGCCAGCTGATTTGGTTCGTCTGGGTTATGTTTATAGCTTCACTTACAGTCCTCCTCTTCCAAATCAGAATTTTAAAAGGTACTTTGGGTATTCACTATTTACGTGGAAGGAGCAGGAATCAGAATATAGGAAAAATCTCATATTTCTCAAACTTATTGATCTTTCAAGCAATAGATTGTCCGGAAACATTCCCAAATCATTTTCTAGTATGAAGGGATTGGTTTCCTTGAACCTATCATCAAATAGTTTCACAGGAAGTATAATTCCAGATATTGGTGAGATGGAAATGCTAGAATGTCTTGATCTATCAAAGAATCAGTTGTTTGGGAAGATCCCCTCTAGCTTGGCACATTTAAAGTACTtggattttcttgatttgtcaAACAACAATTTGTCTGGAGAAATTCCAACGAGTACTCAACTTCAGAGCTTCAATGCATCTGCTTATGCCGGGAATGATGGACTCTGTGGGCCCCCGCTCGCATTGTGCCCCAAAGATATCTTGAAGCCACCCACCACTCTTCCGAAGAAAGACATCAGTCTCTCTTTTATGCAAGAAGTGGGCGTATCAATGGCCCTTGGTTTTATATGTGGATTTTGGGGTGTTCTTGGTACTTTCGTACTCAAGAAAACATGGAGAATTGCATTCTTCAACTTTTTTGATGCCATTGGAGATTGGTTTTATGTGAGGATTGCTATATTTGCATCCAAATTGAGAAGAAGCTGA
- the LOC125186538 gene encoding receptor-like protein EIX2 isoform X2 — protein MNYLYFKLSFVLHAFYLHLFKQLNLMYWSIQKYTQHLHKSMSMISEKRIAIQFLLVVLVCVFVSGDAKVRCIEREREALLSFKNGVFDYYGYLSSWRSIECCRWYGVWCSNTTGHVIALQLNIRLEGILESLQILDLARNKLNGPVPDLRAFSALTEVYFGGNNLTGSIPLSIGQLSELRVLDLSTNLLEGVVSESHLIKLNKLKKLDLSFNSLILHFGPDWSPAFQLDAILLAGCNVGPSFPKWIQTQRSFTTLDISRANITDEIPAWLWNVSPSLANLYLSDNQITGIIPNLSSIPITVIDLSNNRLSGSIPLFYAYVELVQLSGNMLSGSISSICSVFYGRFWILDLSNNQLAGEIPNCWEQLPNLFSLSLANNRLWGEIPSSLGHLHDLAALQLRGNSLSGEFPSALRSCHNMQLVDVAENELTGDIPSWFGEMYKMTFLNLGTNKLHGSIPDEICNYTSIRIIDLSKNILSGKLPDCFNNFTSMAQNSTPADLVRLGYVYSFTYSPPLPNQNFKRYFGYSLFTWKEQESEYRKNLIFLKLIDLSSNRLSGNIPKSFSSMKGLVSLNLSSNSFTGSIIPDIGEMEMLECLDLSKNQLFGKIPSSLAHLKYLDFLDLSNNNLSGEIPTSTQLQSFNASAYAGNDGLCGPPLALCPKDILKPPTTLPKKDISLSFMQEVGVSMALGFICGFWGVLGTFVLKKTWRIAFFNFFDAIGDWFYVRIAIFASKLRRS, from the exons atgaatTACCTTTACTTCAAGCTCAGTTTTGTCTTACATGCATTTTATCTTCATCTATTTAAACAGCTAAACTTGATGTATTGGAGTATCCAAAAATACACACAACACCTCCACAAATCAATGAGTATGATTTCTGAAAAAAGAATAGCTATCCAATTTCTACTTGTTGTTCTTGTCTGTGTGTTTGTTTCAGGAGATGCAAAAGTGAGATGCatagagagggagagagaagctCTTCTAAGCTTCAAGAATGGCGTCTTCGACTACTATGGCTATCTCTCGTCATGGCGAAGCATCGAATGCTGCAGATGGTATGGTGTTTGGTGCAGCAACACCACTGGCCATGTCATCGCCCTCCAACTTAATATCAGATTGGAAG GAATATTGGAATCGCTCCAAATTCTCGACTTGGCCCGTAATAAACTCAATGGACCAGTGCCAGACCTGAGAGCTTTTTCTGCACTGACAGAAGTGTACTTTGGGGGAAACAACCTGACTGGCTCTATTCCTCTAAGTATCGGCCAACTCTCTGAGCTTCGTGTTCTAGATCTTTCTACAAATTTGTTGGAAGGTGTAGTCTCTGAATCCCATCTCATCAAGCTCAACAAGTTAAAGAAACTAGATTTATCTTTCAATTCATTGATATTGCATTTTGGCCCTGATTGGAGTCCTGCTTTTCAGTTGGATGCTATACTTTTAGCTGGATGCAATGTGGGCCCATCTTTCCCAAAATGGATTCAAACTCAGAGAAGTTTCACTACCCTTGATATTTCTAGAGCTAATATAACAGATGAAATCCCAGCATGGTTGTGGAATGTATCCCCTTCATTAGCCAACTTATACCTTTCTGATAATCAAATTACCGGTATTATCCCGAATCTCTCATCCATTCCCATCACCGTCATAGATCTTAGTAACAATAGGCTCTCAGGTTCCATTCCATTATTTTATGCCTATGTTGAGCTTGTTCAGCTGAGTGGAAATATGTTATCTGGATCAATTTCATCTATCTGTAGTGTATTCTATGGTCGGTTCTGGATACTTGACCTGTCCAATAATCAGTTGGCTGGAGAGATTCCCAATTGTTGGGAGCAATTGCCAAACTTATTCTCTCTCAGTTTAGCTAACAACAGGTTATGGGGTGAAATTCCTAGTTCTTTGGGACATTTGCACGACCTCGCTGCACTGCAGTTGCGTGGTAATAGTTTATCGGGAGAGTTTCCTTCCGCTTTGAGAAGTTGCCATAACATGCAGTTAGTTGATGTTGCAGAGAATGAGTTAACAGGAGACATCCCTTCTTGGTTTGGTGAAAtgtataaaatgacatttctAAACCTTGGCACAAACAAATTGCATGGCAGTATTCCTGACGAGATATGCAATTATACGTCTATTAGAATTATAGACTTGTCTAAAAACATCCTGTCTGGAAAACTCCCGGATTGCTTCAATAATTTTACTTCAATGGCTCAAAATAGTACGCCAGCTGATTTGGTTCGTCTGGGTTATGTTTATAGCTTCACTTACAGTCCTCCTCTTCCAAATCAGAATTTTAAAAGGTACTTTGGGTATTCACTATTTACGTGGAAGGAGCAGGAATCAGAATATAGGAAAAATCTCATATTTCTCAAACTTATTGATCTTTCAAGCAATAGATTGTCCGGAAACATTCCCAAATCATTTTCTAGTATGAAGGGATTGGTTTCCTTGAACCTATCATCAAATAGTTTCACAGGAAGTATAATTCCAGATATTGGTGAGATGGAAATGCTAGAATGTCTTGATCTATCAAAGAATCAGTTGTTTGGGAAGATCCCCTCTAGCTTGGCACATTTAAAGTACTtggattttcttgatttgtcaAACAACAATTTGTCTGGAGAAATTCCAACGAGTACTCAACTTCAGAGCTTCAATGCATCTGCTTATGCCGGGAATGATGGACTCTGTGGGCCCCCGCTCGCATTGTGCCCCAAAGATATCTTGAAGCCACCCACCACTCTTCCGAAGAAAGACATCAGTCTCTCTTTTATGCAAGAAGTGGGCGTATCAATGGCCCTTGGTTTTATATGTGGATTTTGGGGTGTTCTTGGTACTTTCGTACTCAAGAAAACATGGAGAATTGCATTCTTCAACTTTTTTGATGCCATTGGAGATTGGTTTTATGTGAGGATTGCTATATTTGCATCCAAATTGAGAAGAAGCTGA
- the LOC125188084 gene encoding receptor-like protein EIX2 — protein MFSGSISSICKTLHGQLTSIDLSSNKLAGDVPNCWDKTPNLVSLNLANNRFWGEIPRSFGSLHGLNVLQLRGNSLSGEFPSTLRRCQELVFVDVAGNELAGEIPTWIGEISDLEFLNLGTNKFHGSIPSEICNLTAILILDFSRNNLDGIIPDCFNNLTLMTQRNIPADLNCAGVVLSLSYNDNLPNHVNIRYYEFSSIQWKGRESEYRKNLELLKLIDFSSNKLSGNIPQSFTNMKGLISLNLSSNRLTGNILSHIGDMEMLECLDLSSNQLSGKIPTTLAQLQYLSVLICRTTICMEKFQRALNSKASMHLLMPRIRGFVGPLSRYAPKIA, from the coding sequence ATGTTCTCTGGTTCAATTTCATCCATTTGCAAAACTCTCCACGGCCAGCTTACTTCAATTGACCTCTCTAGTAATAAGTTGGCTGGTGATGTTCCTAACTGCTGGGATAAAACGCCGAATTTGGTCTCTCTCAATTTGGCTAACAACCGTTTTTGGGGTGAAATTCCTCGCTCTTTCGGATCTTTACATGGCCTCAATGTGCTACAGTTGCGTGGTAATAGTTTATCTGGAGAGTTTCCTTCCACTTTGAGACGTTGCCAAGAATTGGTGTTTGTTGATGTTGCAGGGAATGAGTTAGCAGGAGAGATTCCTACTTGGATTGGCGAAATATCTGATTTGGAATTTCTAAACCTTGGCACAAACAAATTTCATGGCAGTATTCCTTCTGAGATATGCAATCTTACTGCTATTCTAATTCTAGACTTTTCTAGAAACAACTTGGATGGCATAATACCCGATTGCTTCAACAATTTGACTCTTATGACTCAAAGGAATATACCAGCGGATCTAAATTGTGCGGGTGTtgttttatctctctcttacaaTGATAATCTTCCAAACCATGTTAACATAAGATACTACGAGTTTTCATCAATTCAATGGAAGGGGCGGGAATCCGAATACAGGAAAAATCTCGAGCTTCTTAAACTCATTGATTTTTCAAGTAATAAATTGAGTGGAAACATTCCCCAATCATTTACCAATATGAAGGGATTGATTTCCTTAAACCTATCATCAAATAGGTTGACAGGAAATATATTGTCACATATTGGTGATATGGAGATGTTAGAATGTCTTGATCTATCATCCAATCAATTGTCCGGAAAAATACCGACAACCTTGGCACAACTACAGTACTTGTCTGTTCTTATTTGTCGAACAACAATTTGTATGGAAAAATTCCAACGAGCACTCAACTCCAAAGCTTCAATGCATCTGCTTATGCCGAGAATAAGAGGCTTTGTGGGTCCCCTCTCGCGTTATGCCCCAAAGATAGCCTGA
- the LOC125187096 gene encoding bifunctional adenosine 5'-phosphosulfate phosphorylase/adenylylsulfatase HINT4 — protein MAGALSSSCIFCQITRASTPATILHQDDKVVAFQDINPSALKHYLVIPVEHIPTVKQLRRRAEDFALVSNMLDVGRALLERDAPHAEQYRFGFHQPPFNSVDHLHLHCFALPYKPRWRAVKYLSLGPFVGFIEAEKLLERIKPASSL, from the coding sequence ATGGCCGGAGCTCTATCGTCGTCGTGCATCTTCTGCCAAATCACCCGTGCCTCGACCCCGGCCACCATCCTCCACCAGGACGACAAGGTGGTCGCGTTTCAGGACATCAATCCGTCTGCGTTAAAGCATTATCTTGTCATCCCGGTCGAGCACATACCGACTGTGAAGCAGCTCCGGAGGAGGGCCGAGGACTTTGCTCTGGTCAGCAACATGCTGGATGTTGGCCGGGCTCTGTTGGAGAGAGACGCGCCTCACGCTGAGCAGTATAGGTTCGGGTTCCACCAACCCCCCTTTAACAGTGTCGACCACCTCCATCTGCATTGCTTTGCACTTCCATATAAGCCCCGATGGAGAGCTGTGAAGTACTTGTCTCTAGGGCCGTTTGTGGGGTTCATCGAAGCGGAGAAGCTGTTGGAGAGGATAAAGCCGGCGTCTTCTCTCTGA
- the LOC125186864 gene encoding 36.4 kDa proline-rich protein-like produces MSISSMVHHNIICNIFNMDNHKIAQIILFLNLGTLLVTIACPTCEIPTPPPKVKPPHPPKPPAPTPKPKPTPTPTPHVPKPPTHPPHVKPPYHPKPTPTVPPKVKPPPTVPKPPVVPKPPVVTPTPPVVPKPPVVEPPVVPKPPVVTPTPPVVPKPPVVEPPVAPTPPIVKPPPPPSETPCPPPPPTLPPPPPKASDTCPIDTLKLGACVDLLGGLVHIGVGPSAKEKCCPVLEGLVGLDAALCLCTTIKAKLLNINIILPIALEVLVGCGKTPPPGFQCPA; encoded by the coding sequence ATGTCTATAAGTAGCATGGTGCACCACAACATCATATGCAACATCTTCAACATGGACAACCACAAAATTGCTCAAATCATactatttctcaatttaggAACTCTTCTTGTTACTATAGCATGTCCAACTTGTGAGATCCCTACTCCTCCACCAAAGGTGAAACCACCACACCCCCCTAAGCCTCCGGCGCCGACACCAAAGCCAAAGCCAACGCCAACGCCAACGCCCCACGTCCCCAAACCACCGACACACCCGCCACATGTAAAACCGCCGTACCACCCCAAGCCAACACCTACCGTCCCGCCAAAGGTCAAGCCACCACCCACGGTACCCAAGCCACCAGTCGTCCCAAAACCACCCGTTGTCACTCCCACACCGCCTGTCGTGCCTAAACCTCCAGTAGTCGAGCCACCAGTCGTACCAAAACCACCCGTTGTCACTCCCACACCGCCTGTCGTGCCCAAACCTCCCGTTGTTGAGCCACCGGTCGCTCCCACACCTCCCATTGTCaaaccaccaccaccaccatcagAAACTCCGtgtccaccaccaccaccaacgctaccgccaccaccaccaaagGCATCCGACACGTGCCCAATCGACACCTTGAAACTAGGTGCGTGTGTTGACCTATTGGGTGGCCTCGTGCACATAGGGGTCGGGCCAAGCGCCAAGGAAAAGTGCTGCCCGGTGCTCGAGGGGCTAGTGGGGCTGGACGCCGCCCTCTGCCTATGCACCACCATCAAAGCCAAGCTTCTCAATATCAACATCATCCTCCCCATTGCCCTAGAAGTTCTTGTTGGCTGTGGCAAAACTCCACCACCTGGATTCCAATGCCCTGCTTAG